The following is a genomic window from Chitinispirillales bacterium.
CAGTCGGACCCTACTGAAAATTTGGACGCACCCAGAAAGCCGCGCTATCTGCCCGGCGTTTTGTGTCAAGAAGAAATAGAATTGCTTTTGGATGCGGCGTTTGAAGAAAAAAGAAGCGCGGCGATTCGCGACCGTTCAATATTAGAACTTTTGTATTCTACAGGAATGCGCGTTTCCGAGTGTATTTCAATTACGATTGACCAATTTCTTGCGAACAGCGAATATATGTTTGTCATAGGCAAAGGAAATAAGGAACGAATAGTTCCGGTCGGAGAAATTGCGCGGGAATGGGTCTTGAGATATATAGATGAAGAGCGCCCGCTTTTTTCTAAACCTGTAAGCGCAAATTATTTATTTATAAATCAAAAACGCGGGCATCCGCTTACACGAATGGCTGTTTGGAATATAATTACTCAAGCGGCTGCAAAAGCAAACATTTTAACACACATTTCTCCTCACACGATGCGGCATTCTTTTGCGACACATTTGCTTGAAGGCGGCTGTGACTTAAGAATTGTACAGGAATTTTTGGGACACTCAAGCATAACGA
Proteins encoded in this region:
- the xerD gene encoding site-specific tyrosine recombinase XerD, coding for MKLFLGWISAEKGLSDNTRKSYFFDLVRFNGFLKNNNLSEDTVSLQELQKHIEDLHDIGFAPTSIQRCISAIRGYFRFLCDENELQSDPTENLDAPRKPRYLPGVLCQEEIELLLDAAFEEKRSAAIRDRSILELLYSTGMRVSECISITIDQFLANSEYMFVIGKGNKERIVPVGEIAREWVLRYIDEERPLFSKPVSANYLFINQKRGHPLTRMAVWNIITQAAAKANILTHISPHTMRHSFATHLLEGGCDLRIVQEFLGHSSITTTEIYTHVSSAYLVETHRFFHPRQKKKLT